In Rhodococcus rhodochrous, a single genomic region encodes these proteins:
- a CDS encoding UvrD-helicase domain-containing protein yields MPDTAITDPRDAGGPPPAGFDLLGPLPSGTTVLEASAGTGKTYAIVGLATRFVAEGHARLSDLLLVTFSRAATQELRERTRNRFAQVATALADPDGARASNDMLVRHLASEDVDARRARLRQALSDFDSGTISTTHGFCRRMLDELGIAGEREPDVTVVEDVDDLRAEVVADLYLRRYGRGQAPITYAEAAVAAKEAIFDPQAELAPNDADGTAAGERVEFARAVREEVERRKRRLGLRDFDDQLSLLHAVLGDPEHGDAACRRVRARFSVVLVDEFQDTDPKQWEILRRAFHGHSTLVLVGDPKQAIYAFRGAEVLSYLDAVSESDTYCELTTNWRSDGDLVRALEHVHLGATLGDPRIVVNPVKAAAADSRLSGIAPLRVRHLPRAGAGPLNDWGFPQNLDGLRGRVARDVAADIVRLLDDENVTVDLGSGPERVQPGHIAVLVRKHKQVTLVHDALTKANVPCVVAGGTSVFATPSAQHWLWVLYALEQPHRADRVRLAALTPLLGRTMTDIDSEGEALVVEVGGLLRELNDVYARTGFAAVFERLASFGSVEARLLDEPSGERTLTDIRHVAQLLEDVASAQSLGLAALTRWLEDRINDPDRGGADRIRRLDSDAAAVQILTVHGSKGLEFPVVHVPYGWDAAKNPEPDKLLLHENGRRILDVGGKSGPGYVARRRQHELEEAGEELRLLYVAVTRAQCALTLWWAPSTPTSRSPLHRLLFAREPGSPEVAAEGRIGHDEAMAEEFERWAVRAGGVIAAEAVGSHPIPVLRWTRPRVETGPLAAARFDRVVDENWRRTSYSALTASVHDAPVVSGEVEEPVTIDEPDEPPLSATEPAWEGIPSPMNGLPGGTVFGTLVHAVLEVVDTSAPDLEAELLDCCRETVRRQMSPIDPAQLAAALLPVMRTPLGPLGRTLADFAPSDRLSELDFELPLTGGDSPVPVTVTLDAVGGLLRRHLPADDPMAAYADRVRTLEPVPLRGYLNGSIDAVLRTEGPAFVVVDYKTNRLAPVDELTTAHYTRESMAAEMLRAHYPMQALLYSVALHRYLRWRMRDYDPHVHLGGVQYLFVRGMAGPDSPSGSGVFDWHPPAGLVTDLSDLLAGKAVIS; encoded by the coding sequence GTGCCCGACACCGCTATCACCGATCCCCGCGACGCGGGCGGCCCGCCGCCGGCAGGCTTTGATCTGCTCGGCCCGCTCCCGAGCGGCACCACCGTACTCGAGGCCAGCGCGGGAACGGGAAAGACATATGCGATCGTCGGGCTCGCCACCCGGTTCGTCGCCGAAGGACACGCCCGCCTGTCCGACCTGCTGCTCGTCACCTTCAGCCGGGCCGCGACGCAGGAACTGCGTGAACGCACCCGGAACCGGTTCGCGCAGGTCGCCACCGCCCTCGCCGATCCCGACGGTGCACGGGCGAGCAACGACATGCTCGTCCGTCATCTCGCGAGCGAGGACGTCGACGCGCGGCGGGCCCGGCTGCGACAGGCGTTGTCCGACTTCGACTCCGGCACCATCTCCACCACGCACGGTTTCTGCCGCCGCATGCTCGACGAACTCGGCATCGCCGGCGAACGCGAACCCGACGTCACGGTCGTCGAGGACGTCGACGACCTGCGAGCAGAGGTCGTCGCCGATCTCTACCTGCGGCGCTACGGCAGGGGACAAGCCCCCATCACCTACGCCGAGGCGGCCGTCGCCGCGAAGGAGGCGATCTTCGACCCGCAGGCCGAACTCGCACCGAACGATGCCGACGGCACCGCGGCCGGTGAACGGGTGGAGTTCGCGCGAGCGGTCCGCGAGGAGGTCGAGCGACGCAAGCGCCGGCTCGGACTGCGCGACTTCGACGACCAGTTGTCCCTGCTGCACGCGGTGCTCGGCGATCCGGAGCACGGCGACGCCGCCTGCCGGCGGGTGCGCGCGCGTTTCTCCGTCGTCCTCGTCGACGAGTTCCAGGACACCGACCCCAAGCAGTGGGAGATCCTGCGCCGGGCATTCCACGGGCACAGCACGCTCGTGCTCGTCGGCGACCCGAAGCAGGCCATCTACGCCTTCCGCGGCGCAGAGGTGCTCAGCTATCTCGATGCCGTCTCCGAATCCGACACCTACTGCGAGCTGACCACCAACTGGCGCAGCGACGGCGATCTCGTCCGGGCGCTCGAACACGTCCATCTCGGTGCCACCCTCGGTGATCCGCGCATCGTGGTGAACCCGGTGAAGGCGGCGGCCGCCGATTCCCGGCTCTCGGGCATCGCGCCCCTGCGCGTGCGCCACCTGCCCCGTGCCGGTGCCGGTCCGCTCAACGACTGGGGTTTCCCGCAGAATCTCGACGGCCTGCGCGGGCGGGTCGCCCGCGACGTCGCGGCCGACATCGTGCGCCTGCTCGACGACGAGAACGTCACCGTCGACCTCGGTTCCGGCCCCGAACGCGTGCAACCCGGGCACATCGCCGTCCTCGTACGCAAGCACAAGCAGGTGACGCTCGTCCACGACGCTCTGACGAAGGCGAACGTGCCGTGCGTGGTCGCCGGGGGCACGAGTGTGTTCGCCACACCGTCCGCGCAGCACTGGCTGTGGGTGCTCTACGCGCTCGAGCAGCCCCATCGCGCCGATCGTGTCCGGCTCGCCGCGCTCACTCCGCTGCTGGGCCGCACGATGACCGACATCGATTCGGAGGGCGAAGCGCTGGTCGTGGAGGTCGGCGGACTGCTGCGCGAACTGAACGACGTCTACGCCCGTACCGGATTCGCCGCCGTCTTCGAGCGACTGGCGTCCTTCGGTTCGGTCGAGGCCCGCCTCCTCGACGAGCCGTCCGGGGAACGCACCCTCACCGATATCCGGCACGTCGCGCAGCTGCTCGAGGACGTCGCCTCGGCACAGTCGCTGGGGCTGGCCGCGCTCACCCGTTGGCTCGAGGATCGCATCAACGACCCCGACCGTGGTGGGGCCGACCGGATCCGGCGTCTCGACAGCGACGCCGCGGCGGTCCAGATCCTCACCGTGCACGGCAGCAAGGGACTCGAGTTCCCCGTCGTCCACGTTCCGTACGGGTGGGATGCCGCGAAGAACCCCGAGCCCGACAAGCTGCTGCTGCACGAGAACGGCCGACGCATCCTCGACGTGGGCGGCAAGAGCGGTCCCGGCTACGTCGCGCGGCGTCGTCAGCACGAACTCGAGGAGGCGGGGGAGGAACTGCGCCTGCTGTACGTGGCGGTGACGCGCGCGCAGTGTGCGCTCACTCTCTGGTGGGCGCCGTCCACTCCCACCTCGCGGTCGCCGCTGCACCGGTTGCTGTTCGCCCGCGAGCCCGGCTCGCCCGAGGTCGCCGCGGAGGGCCGGATCGGTCACGACGAGGCCATGGCCGAGGAATTCGAGCGGTGGGCTGTGCGCGCCGGTGGGGTCATCGCCGCCGAAGCGGTGGGGTCGCATCCGATTCCGGTGCTGCGCTGGACCCGCCCCCGAGTGGAGACCGGCCCTCTTGCCGCCGCCCGTTTCGATCGGGTCGTCGACGAGAACTGGCGCAGGACCTCCTATTCGGCGCTCACCGCCTCGGTGCACGATGCACCGGTGGTGAGCGGTGAGGTGGAGGAGCCGGTGACGATCGACGAGCCGGACGAGCCTCCGCTGAGCGCAACGGAACCCGCGTGGGAAGGCATCCCGTCACCGATGAACGGACTGCCGGGCGGCACCGTTTTCGGCACGCTGGTGCACGCCGTCCTCGAGGTCGTCGACACCTCCGCCCCAGATTTGGAGGCCGAACTGCTCGACTGCTGCCGCGAGACGGTGCGTCGCCAGATGTCGCCGATCGACCCCGCGCAGCTCGCGGCGGCGCTGCTCCCGGTGATGCGCACCCCGCTCGGGCCGCTCGGCCGGACCCTCGCGGATTTCGCTCCCTCCGACCGGCTCTCCGAACTCGACTTCGAGTTGCCGCTGACCGGCGGCGACAGTCCGGTGCCCGTCACCGTCACCCTCGACGCGGTCGGCGGGTTGCTGCGCCGGCACCTGCCCGCCGACGATCCGATGGCGGCCTACGCCGATCGGGTGCGCACCCTCGAACCCGTGCCGCTGCGGGGTTACCTCAACGGCAGTATCGACGCCGTACTGCGCACCGAGGGGCCGGCATTCGTCGTCGTCGATTACAAGACCAACCGGCTCGCGCCCGTCGACGAACTGACCACCGCGCACTACACCCGCGAGTCGATGGCAGCGGAGATGCTCCGCGCCCACTATCCGATGCAGGCTCTGCTCTATTCCGTTGCCCTGCACCGTTATCTGCGGTGGCGGATGCGCGACTACGACCCGCACGTCCATCTCGGTGGTGTGCAGTACCTGTTCGTCCGCGGCATGGCCGGACCGGACAGCCCATCCGGCAGCGGCGTGTTCGACTGGCACCCGCCGGCCGGCCTCGTCACCGACCTGTCCGACCTCCTCGCCGGAAAGGCCGTGATCTCGTGA
- a CDS encoding alpha/beta hydrolase: MSEGSTDRAPRRRVGRWILIVFVVVLVVVAAAFVLTPVPGSLVVRKVFERDAREQTAKLAVGAPETDFVADLHYREDDPDAYLDVYTPPGTTEALPTIVWTHGGAWLSGNRTNYAGYYRRLAGAGFTVVSVGYSLAPGHRYPTPVRQLVDAQSYLLEHADELHIDTDRIVLAGDSAGAQLSAQIAAAVTDPDYAATLGVDPAFTPENVRGVVLNCGIYDVSAIGGSGGLIGWGVEQAMWAYTGAREFATSDAAGQMSVLNSVTENFPATYISGGNADPLTATQSERLAQRLTGLGVQVDALFYPDDHTPELAHEYQFDLSTPDARAALERTIDFVRKVTT; the protein is encoded by the coding sequence GTGTCGGAGGGCAGTACGGACAGAGCGCCGCGTCGGCGTGTCGGTCGATGGATCCTGATCGTCTTCGTCGTGGTGCTCGTCGTCGTGGCGGCGGCGTTCGTCCTCACCCCCGTGCCGGGATCACTGGTGGTGCGGAAGGTGTTCGAACGCGACGCGCGGGAGCAGACCGCAAAGCTCGCGGTGGGTGCTCCGGAGACGGACTTCGTCGCCGACCTCCACTATCGGGAGGACGACCCGGACGCCTACCTCGACGTATACACACCGCCGGGGACCACCGAGGCGCTGCCGACGATCGTGTGGACGCACGGCGGCGCGTGGCTGTCGGGCAACCGCACCAACTACGCGGGCTACTACCGGCGTCTCGCGGGGGCCGGATTCACGGTCGTGTCGGTCGGTTACTCGCTCGCACCGGGACACCGCTACCCGACTCCGGTGCGGCAACTCGTCGACGCACAGAGCTACCTGCTCGAGCACGCCGACGAACTGCACATCGACACCGACCGGATCGTGCTCGCGGGCGACTCGGCCGGGGCGCAACTGTCCGCGCAGATCGCCGCGGCGGTCACCGACCCGGACTACGCCGCGACCCTCGGTGTCGACCCGGCCTTCACTCCGGAGAACGTTCGCGGTGTCGTGCTCAACTGCGGCATCTACGACGTGTCCGCGATCGGTGGGAGCGGCGGGCTGATCGGATGGGGCGTGGAGCAGGCGATGTGGGCCTACACCGGCGCCCGGGAGTTCGCCACTTCGGATGCGGCGGGCCAGATGTCGGTGTTGAACTCGGTCACCGAGAACTTCCCGGCCACCTACATCTCCGGTGGCAACGCCGATCCGCTCACCGCCACCCAGTCCGAGAGGCTCGCGCAGCGGCTCACCGGACTGGGTGTGCAGGTGGATGCGTTGTTCTATCCGGACGATCACACACCGGAACTGGCACACGAGTACCAGTTCGATCTGTCGACACCGGATGCGCGTGCCGCGCTCGAGCGGACGATCGATTTCGTCCGCAAGGTCACGACGTAG
- the recC gene encoding exodeoxyribonuclease V subunit gamma has protein sequence MLILHRAERTGILADALAEVLAQPLDDPFAREVVAVPARGVERWLTQRLSGMLGSSAGDGVAANIDFPSPSRLVDEALAAASGITADDDPWHPSRMLWSLLGVIDECVGEPWCATLARHLGHGADDHRAGRRYATAAHLTGLLRSYGLQRPGMIAQWAAGNDTDGTGAPLDDHLRWQAELWRRLRARIGVDSPSQRLDELCGRLRNDPDVVDLPERLSIFGPTRLDTALVEVLSALGHHRDVHIWLPHPSPVMWDGLTRRPASMRRADDHSALGVQHPLLAALGRDVRELQSRLSGLECTDVPHPSPRPPSTLLGRLQADLRDDRAPERGSAAPDGTVMIHACHGPTRQIEVLRECLLHLFRDDPTLEPRDVVVMCPDVETYAPLVHAAFGAGVGEHPGHTLRVRLADRGLRRTDPVLAVVSELLALADGRVTASEVLDLAASAPVRRKFGFDDDELERLQEWTTETGARWGLGPWQRKSFGLGDFMQNTFGAALDRILLGVAADGADGEWLSLSLPLDDVDSNDIDLAGRFAEFIDRLTVVLLRLRGPHPAARWSDELGYGIDLLTDVPTADAWQLTRARREIGDAVEHAGDTRLSLSDVRSMLSSRLAGRPSRSNFRTGELTVCTMVPMRSVPHRVVVLLGLDDDVFPRTAHIDGDDVLTQNPCVGERDPRSEDRQLLLDALMAAEERVLLFHTGADAVTGALRPPAIPLTEVRDVVATMTGVDVDDERIVRRHPLQPFDPRNFRADDPFGFGVTALAGARAGQGGSTARDRPGALLVDDLPAPARTDVDLDELVAFLTHPTQGFLRQRLGLRIPDTDEGIADALDVELDGLAQWQLGDRMLEARLAGMSAGAFQDAEWRRGTLPPFALGRKTLDAVSDNVERLVHACAGVHTGQARTVDIRVDLGDGRRLTGTVGGVHGEVLARSTYSKLSPKHRLEAWIRLLAVVASGHPGQWRAVTTGRSRSRSYPAWRSTLLAPADPVALLAALVDLRDHGLCRPLPLVTGASAEYADRRHRGDSVEMALSAAGKAFGGAFGDGKDRHVQYLYGPDVTLGRLTADAPDGVEAGWFDDPSRFGVLARRLWEPLLASENQGRP, from the coding sequence GTGCTGATACTGCACCGTGCCGAGCGCACCGGCATCCTGGCGGATGCGCTGGCCGAGGTGCTCGCCCAGCCCCTCGACGATCCGTTCGCGCGGGAGGTCGTCGCGGTGCCCGCGCGCGGTGTCGAAAGATGGCTCACCCAGCGGTTGTCGGGAATGCTCGGTTCCTCCGCCGGCGACGGGGTGGCCGCCAACATCGACTTCCCGTCCCCGTCCCGCCTCGTCGACGAAGCGCTCGCCGCGGCCTCCGGCATCACCGCCGACGACGATCCGTGGCATCCCTCCCGCATGTTGTGGTCGCTGCTCGGGGTGATCGACGAGTGCGTCGGCGAACCGTGGTGCGCCACCCTCGCGCGGCATCTCGGCCACGGCGCCGACGACCACCGGGCCGGACGCCGGTACGCCACCGCAGCGCATCTCACCGGCCTGCTCCGCAGTTACGGACTCCAGCGCCCCGGGATGATCGCCCAGTGGGCGGCGGGGAACGACACCGACGGCACGGGTGCGCCCCTCGACGACCACCTGCGTTGGCAGGCCGAGCTGTGGCGACGGCTGCGCGCCCGCATCGGGGTCGACAGCCCGTCGCAGCGACTCGACGAACTGTGCGGCCGGCTGCGCAACGACCCCGACGTCGTCGACCTGCCCGAACGACTGTCGATCTTCGGTCCGACCCGGCTCGACACCGCCCTCGTCGAGGTGCTGTCCGCGCTCGGGCACCACCGCGACGTGCACATCTGGCTCCCGCACCCGAGCCCGGTGATGTGGGACGGACTGACCCGCCGCCCGGCGTCGATGCGCCGCGCCGACGACCACAGTGCCCTCGGGGTGCAGCACCCGCTGCTCGCCGCGCTCGGCCGCGACGTGCGCGAACTCCAGAGCCGGCTCTCCGGCCTCGAGTGCACCGACGTTCCCCATCCCTCACCCCGGCCGCCGTCGACGCTCCTCGGCCGGTTGCAGGCCGATCTCCGCGACGACCGCGCCCCCGAACGCGGATCGGCCGCGCCCGACGGGACCGTGATGATCCATGCCTGCCACGGCCCCACCCGACAGATCGAGGTGCTCCGCGAGTGCCTGCTGCACCTGTTCCGCGACGACCCCACGCTCGAACCGCGCGACGTCGTCGTCATGTGCCCCGACGTCGAGACGTACGCGCCGCTCGTCCACGCCGCCTTCGGTGCCGGAGTCGGTGAGCATCCCGGCCACACGCTGCGGGTCCGTCTCGCCGATCGTGGCCTGCGCCGCACCGATCCGGTGCTTGCGGTGGTGTCCGAACTGCTCGCGCTCGCCGACGGCCGGGTCACCGCCAGCGAGGTCCTCGATCTCGCCGCCTCCGCCCCGGTGCGCCGCAAGTTCGGATTCGACGACGACGAGCTCGAACGCCTGCAGGAGTGGACCACCGAGACCGGTGCCCGTTGGGGTCTCGGCCCGTGGCAGCGCAAGAGCTTCGGTCTCGGCGACTTCATGCAGAACACCTTCGGGGCGGCACTCGACCGCATCCTTCTCGGTGTCGCCGCCGACGGAGCGGACGGGGAGTGGCTGTCGCTGTCACTGCCCCTCGACGACGTCGACAGCAACGACATCGACCTCGCCGGTCGGTTCGCCGAGTTCATCGACCGGCTGACGGTGGTGCTGCTCCGACTGCGCGGCCCGCATCCGGCGGCGCGGTGGTCGGACGAACTCGGTTACGGCATCGACCTGCTCACCGACGTTCCCACCGCCGACGCATGGCAGCTCACCCGCGCGCGGCGCGAGATCGGCGACGCCGTCGAGCATGCCGGCGACACGCGGTTGTCCCTGAGCGACGTCCGATCCATGCTCTCCTCCCGGCTCGCCGGGCGTCCGTCGCGCTCGAACTTCCGGACCGGCGAACTGACCGTGTGCACGATGGTGCCGATGCGCTCGGTGCCCCATCGTGTGGTGGTGCTCCTCGGTCTCGACGACGACGTCTTCCCCCGCACGGCCCACATCGACGGCGACGACGTCCTGACCCAGAATCCCTGTGTGGGAGAGCGTGATCCGCGCAGCGAGGACAGGCAGTTGCTCCTCGACGCGCTGATGGCCGCGGAAGAACGGGTGCTGTTGTTCCACACCGGCGCCGACGCTGTCACCGGAGCGCTGCGCCCACCGGCGATTCCGCTCACCGAGGTGCGCGACGTGGTGGCGACGATGACGGGCGTCGACGTCGACGACGAACGCATCGTTCGGCGACATCCCCTGCAGCCCTTCGATCCGCGCAACTTCCGGGCCGACGACCCGTTCGGGTTCGGTGTCACCGCACTCGCGGGAGCCCGTGCCGGGCAAGGAGGTTCGACCGCGCGCGACCGACCGGGCGCGCTCCTCGTCGACGATCTTCCGGCCCCGGCGCGCACGGATGTCGATCTCGACGAACTCGTCGCCTTCCTGACACATCCGACGCAGGGATTCCTCCGGCAGCGGCTGGGCCTGCGTATCCCCGACACCGACGAGGGCATCGCCGACGCGCTCGACGTCGAGCTCGACGGTCTCGCGCAGTGGCAGCTCGGCGACCGCATGCTCGAAGCGCGGCTGGCGGGCATGTCCGCGGGCGCCTTCCAGGACGCGGAGTGGCGGCGCGGCACGCTCCCACCCTTCGCGCTCGGCCGCAAGACGCTCGACGCGGTGAGCGACAACGTCGAACGCCTCGTGCACGCCTGCGCCGGTGTGCACACCGGGCAGGCCCGCACCGTCGACATCCGCGTGGATCTCGGCGACGGCCGTCGGCTCACCGGAACCGTCGGAGGTGTGCACGGCGAGGTGCTGGCCCGCAGCACGTATTCCAAGCTGTCCCCGAAACACCGGCTCGAAGCATGGATCCGGTTGCTCGCCGTCGTCGCCTCGGGTCATCCCGGGCAGTGGCGTGCGGTGACCACGGGACGCAGCCGCTCACGCTCGTATCCGGCCTGGCGCTCGACCCTTCTGGCTCCCGCCGATCCCGTCGCGCTGCTCGCCGCACTCGTCGATCTGCGCGACCACGGACTGTGCCGGCCGCTGCCGCTCGTGACGGGCGCGTCGGCCGAGTACGCCGATCGCCGCCACCGCGGTGATTCCGTGGAGATGGCACTGTCGGCCGCCGGGAAGGCGTTCGGTGGCGCGTTCGGCGACGGCAAGGACCGTCACGTGCAGTACCTGTACGGACCCGATGTGACGCTCGGCCGGCTCACCGCCGACGCGCCGGACGGCGTCGAGGCCGGCTGGTTCGACGACCCCAGCCGTTTCGGTGTGCTCGCCCGACGGTTGTGGGAACCCCTGCTCGCCTCCGAGAACCAGGGACGCCCGTGA
- a CDS encoding DUF2505 domain-containing protein translates to MSKEFVFTSTLDHSVERVHGALTSEDFWNSRLAASRTGVGQLEVGSGPGTFRAKVSDQIDTSALPAVVRGVVRGPLIIERTDEWGGLEGGAAQGTLAGSTSGLPITIAARSELRGNAAGGTEIEVRGEATVKVPVVGGQIEGLIVQLVENIVQNDRTDIDKWLTEN, encoded by the coding sequence ATGTCCAAGGAATTCGTTTTCACGTCCACGCTCGACCACAGCGTCGAACGCGTCCACGGCGCTTTGACCAGCGAGGACTTCTGGAACAGTCGGTTGGCTGCGAGCCGAACCGGCGTGGGGCAGCTCGAGGTCGGCTCCGGCCCCGGAACCTTCCGCGCGAAGGTCTCCGACCAGATCGACACCTCCGCTCTGCCCGCCGTCGTCCGGGGCGTGGTGCGAGGACCTCTGATCATCGAGCGCACCGACGAGTGGGGTGGACTCGAGGGCGGTGCGGCGCAGGGAACCCTCGCGGGCAGCACGTCGGGACTGCCGATCACGATCGCGGCCCGTTCGGAGCTGCGCGGCAACGCGGCCGGCGGCACCGAGATCGAGGTGCGTGGCGAGGCCACCGTCAAGGTCCCCGTCGTCGGCGGGCAGATCGAGGGCCTGATCGTCCAGCTCGTCGAGAACATCGTCCAGAACGATCGGACCGACATCGACAAGTGGCTGACCGAGAACTGA
- a CDS encoding cation:proton antiporter yields MDLVLMAVVGIAGIVSVAAFSQRLGVAAPLGLVVVGAVLSFVPGVPDVEIEPELVLTVILPPLLYSAALSMPAQDFRRNFKAISGLAVLLVVVTTAGAGVLFHLLIPDLGWAACFALGAVVSPTDAVAATSVGRRLGLPSRLLTVLEGEGLVNDASALVLLRSAIAAMAGAVSLWQVAGDFFYSVVVATVIGIVVGLVNVRIRGLFQDAVFNTAASFILPFVAFVPAEELGASGVLAVVVAGVVTGHLGPKYLRAADRVTEEVNWRTVAFLLESAIFLLMGLSLEHLLDEVDEARLSTTEGLLIGLVASAFVIAVRMFFVVPLVAVLKRDERKAAEALPVLEQRREKIAQRFADADVPASRRAYIGRRFDRATADADFLVTEKLGWRGGVVLAWSGMRGAITLAAAQSLPSDTPYRAELILIAFVVAMTTLLLQGLTLPAVIRLVKIPADDQERLRTEYGTLLAELADAGEKELTGSSSGVDPQTVERVRADSLIGVRDERGASSPDPDHDERREQYIRLRLLTIAAERGALLEARARGTYSSQTLGAAQRRLDLEETRLQALSEQP; encoded by the coding sequence ATGGATCTGGTTCTCATGGCAGTGGTCGGCATCGCCGGCATCGTGAGCGTCGCGGCGTTCTCGCAACGCCTCGGAGTAGCGGCGCCGCTCGGTCTGGTGGTGGTCGGGGCGGTGCTCAGCTTCGTCCCGGGTGTCCCCGATGTGGAGATCGAGCCGGAACTGGTTCTCACCGTCATCCTTCCGCCCCTGTTGTACTCGGCCGCGCTGAGCATGCCGGCCCAGGACTTCCGCCGGAACTTCAAGGCCATCAGCGGACTCGCGGTACTCCTCGTCGTCGTGACCACGGCGGGTGCGGGAGTGCTGTTCCATCTGCTCATCCCGGATCTCGGATGGGCCGCGTGCTTCGCGCTGGGCGCCGTCGTCAGCCCCACCGATGCCGTCGCGGCCACCTCCGTGGGCCGCCGGCTCGGTCTGCCGTCACGCCTGCTCACCGTGCTCGAGGGCGAAGGTCTCGTCAACGACGCGTCGGCGCTGGTCCTGCTGCGCTCGGCGATCGCCGCGATGGCAGGAGCGGTCTCGCTGTGGCAGGTCGCCGGGGACTTCTTCTACTCGGTCGTGGTCGCCACGGTCATCGGCATCGTCGTCGGGCTTGTCAACGTCCGCATCCGAGGTCTGTTCCAGGACGCGGTGTTCAACACCGCCGCGTCGTTCATCCTGCCGTTCGTCGCCTTCGTACCCGCGGAGGAACTCGGTGCCTCCGGCGTGCTGGCAGTGGTCGTCGCCGGGGTCGTCACGGGACATCTCGGCCCGAAATACCTGCGTGCCGCGGACCGCGTCACCGAGGAGGTCAACTGGCGGACCGTCGCCTTCCTGCTCGAATCGGCGATCTTCCTGCTCATGGGTCTGAGCCTCGAACATCTCCTCGACGAGGTCGACGAGGCAAGACTGTCGACCACGGAGGGGTTGCTCATCGGCCTCGTCGCCAGCGCGTTCGTCATCGCGGTGCGCATGTTCTTCGTCGTCCCGCTCGTCGCCGTCCTCAAACGGGACGAGCGGAAAGCTGCGGAAGCGCTCCCGGTGCTCGAACAGCGCCGCGAGAAGATCGCGCAGCGCTTCGCCGACGCCGATGTTCCTGCCAGCCGGAGGGCATACATCGGACGACGGTTCGACCGCGCCACCGCCGACGCGGACTTCCTCGTCACGGAGAAACTGGGATGGCGCGGCGGGGTGGTGCTCGCATGGTCCGGGATGCGCGGGGCCATCACACTGGCAGCGGCCCAGTCGCTCCCCAGCGACACGCCCTACCGCGCCGAACTGATCCTCATCGCCTTCGTCGTCGCCATGACCACACTGCTGCTGCAGGGTCTGACACTGCCGGCGGTGATCCGGCTCGTGAAGATCCCGGCCGACGACCAGGAACGCCTCCGGACCGAATACGGCACGCTGCTCGCCGAGCTGGCCGACGCGGGGGAGAAGGAGCTCACCGGGTCGTCGTCCGGAGTCGATCCGCAGACCGTGGAGCGGGTCCGGGCGGACAGCCTGATCGGCGTGCGGGACGAACGCGGCGCGTCGTCGCCGGATCCCGACCACGACGAACGGCGCGAGCAGTACATCCGGCTGCGGTTGCTCACCATCGCGGCCGAACGCGGGGCCCTGCTCGAGGCCCGGGCGCGCGGTACCTACAGTTCGCAGACACTCGGTGCGGCCCAGCGCCGCCTCGACCTCGAGGAGACCCGATTGCAGGCGCTGAGCGAACAGCCCTGA
- a CDS encoding type 1 glutamine amidotransferase domain-containing protein: protein MTRILFVVSSADHWTLQDGTRHPTGFWAEELVEPYTVFDEAGYDITVATPGGRTPVVDQASLEPDAAGGEDRVAELKSSLEKLQPVLAGAAVLEDQRAEDFDLLFVPGGHGPMEDLAVDERFGELVRHFVEADKVVAMVCHAPAALLTAHESGGRWLFEGYSLTAFTNIEEVQAGLADKAPWLLQDRLQEAGAVFSSTDAWQPHVVVDRVLYTGQNPASSRPLAERVVAEIPARATS, encoded by the coding sequence ATGACCCGCATCCTCTTCGTCGTCAGCTCCGCCGATCATTGGACGTTGCAGGACGGCACCCGCCACCCCACGGGCTTCTGGGCGGAGGAGCTCGTCGAGCCGTACACCGTCTTCGACGAGGCCGGCTACGACATCACCGTTGCCACTCCGGGCGGCCGCACGCCCGTCGTCGACCAGGCCAGCCTCGAACCCGACGCTGCGGGCGGCGAGGACCGCGTGGCCGAGTTGAAGTCGTCGCTCGAGAAGCTGCAGCCGGTGCTCGCCGGTGCGGCGGTGCTCGAGGACCAGCGAGCAGAGGACTTCGACCTGCTGTTCGTGCCCGGTGGCCACGGCCCGATGGAGGATCTGGCCGTCGACGAGCGGTTCGGTGAACTCGTGCGGCACTTCGTCGAGGCCGACAAGGTCGTCGCGATGGTGTGCCACGCCCCGGCGGCCCTGCTCACCGCCCACGAGTCCGGCGGCCGTTGGCTGTTCGAGGGTTACAGCCTGACGGCGTTCACGAACATCGAGGAGGTCCAGGCAGGACTGGCCGACAAGGCACCCTGGCTGCTGCAGGACCGACTCCAGGAGGCGGGCGCGGTCTTCTCGTCCACGGACGCCTGGCAGCCGCACGTGGTGGTCGACCGCGTCCTGTACACGGGCCAGAACCCGGCCTCCTCGCGGCCGCTCGCCGAACGCGTCGTCGCCGAGATCCCCGCGCGCGCTACGTCGTGA